The following nucleotide sequence is from Chryseobacterium sp. CY350.
TGCAGGAGCCGCCATACTGTCGACTTTCGCAGAGTCCATTGGCATGGTCGTTGTCATCGTATCTGCTACAGGTGGCGCAACTTGCATAGTTGTATCGACCATTGTAGAATCTGTGTTACTAGATGACATCTGTTTTTCTTTTGTTCCGCAGCTTGCTGCAATAAATCCTATTCCTAAGGTTAAAACTAATAGCTTTTTCATAATGTTTGTTTATGGTGTATGAGACCGTATTCAATAATTATTCCGAAAAATTTAATTTTCTAGCATTATGTGCAATTATAGTATTAAATAATTGTTAAATCCTGTACAAACAAAAACCCCGGATAAAATCCGGGGTTTCTATAATGAACACGTTTTTTAATCTTGATTAAGTCTTAACCCAAATATGGATATTTGTAATCTTTAGGAGAGACAAAAGTTTCTTTAATGCTTCGTACCGATGTCCATCTTAGTAAATTCATTTTAGAACCTGCTTTATCGTTGGTTCCAGATGCTCTTCCGCCACCGAAAGGCTGTTGTCCTACGACTGCACCTGTCGGTTTATCATTAATGTAGAAATTTCCTGATGCATTTTCCAAAGCTTTGAAAGCTTCATCTGTTGCATATCTGTCTTGTGAAAATACAGAACCCGTCAACGAATAAGGAGAAGATGAATCTACAATTTTAAGAGTTTCAGACCAATCCTGATCTTCGTAAACGTAAACTGATAAGATAGGCCCGAAAATTTCTTCCACCATACTTTCGTACTGAGGGTCAGTGGTTTCAATCACTGTAGGACTTACGAACCAACCTTTAGAATCATCACATTTACCACCGATGATTACGTTGGCATTGCTGGATAATTCTGCTCTTTCAATATAACCTTTACATTTTTCGAATGAATTCTTGTCGATTACTGCGTTCACAAAATTTGAAGGATCTTCAGGTGAACCAATTTTAATTGAAGCGATCTGAGTTTCCATCACTTTTTTCACATCTGCCCAAAGTGATCTTGGAATATAAGCTCTAGAAGCCGCAGAACATTTCTGTCCTTGATATTCAAAAGAACCTCTTACCAAACCTGTTGCTACAGCTTCTACATTTGCGGAAGGATGAGCAATCACGAAATCTTTTCCACCAGTTTCTCCAACGATTCTTGGGTATGTTCTGTAATTATGAATATTGTCACCAATCATTTTCCACATTCCCTGAAAAACTTTTGTGGAGCCTGTAAAGTGAAGACCTGCAAAATCTCTGTGAGCTAAAACTTTCTCAGCAGTTTCTTTACCGTCTGTGAAAATCATGTTGATTACTCCTGCAGGAAGTCCTGCTTCCATTAAAACATCCATGATTACTTTAGCAGAATAGATTTGTTTGTCTGAAGGTTTCCAAACGACTACATTTCCAAGCATTGCCATACAAGCAGGTAAGTTTCCTGAAATTGCAGTAAAGTTGAAAGGAGTAACTGCAAAAACGAATCCTTCCAATGGTCTGTATTCTACACGATTCCAAATTCCTGCGTCGGAAACCGGCTGCTCAGAATACATTTCTGTCATGAATTCTACGTTGAATCTCAAGAAATCAATAAACTCACAAGCTGCATCAATTTCTGCCTGATGAACATTTTTTGACTGTCCGATCATCGTTGCAGCGTTAATCACGTCTCTGTAAGGTCCAGCTAAAAGATCAGCAGCCTTTAAGAAAATCGCTGCGCGGTGTTCCCAGCCCAGTTCATTCCATTTTTTCTTTGCAGCTAATGCCGAATTGATGGCATCTTCTACATGCTGCATCGTTCCTCTATGGTAAAAACCAAAATCGTGAGCGTGATCCTGAGGAGACTGAAGCTGAACTTTGTCGTCAGTTTTTACTTCTTTACCATTAATAACCATTGGAATCTCGATTTTTTCTGCCCACATTTTTTTGTACTGAGCGATCAGAGATTTTACTTCCGGAGAACCTGGTGCGTAAGAATTTACCGGTTCATTTACTGCAAATGGTACTTGCGATATTGCTTTTGACATATTACGTTGTATTATTTTTATAATTTGCTAATCTTACAAATTTACAACTTTTATTCAAGTCTGTTATTAATTTTGAAAAGGCAGATTGTGAGGCTTTTTTAATTTTATTTAAATATTGATGCTTATTTTGATCCCAAGTATTATTTAATTCAAATATTTTAGCGATCAAATTAATACTCTGTAAAATGAAGATCATATTTTAAAATTTAAATAAAAGTTAGATTCATCAAGAAAGGAAATATTTTAAGCTAAATACTTTTTAGGTCTGATATTTGTATCTTTAGTTCAAACTCAATGGCCACCTACTATTTATGAAAAAATTATTTTTAAAGCAGTCAATCTTTTACACTTTATTTTTTGCGCTACTTCTTACTTCATGTAAAAAAGAAAATGACAAAATAAACGATCAACAGCAAAGTACCTCAGAAAATGTTCAAATTGAAGATGATTCAGATTCTACAGCAACGAAGGCTGAAGTAAAAGAGTCTGTGCCGCCCGCAATTCAGGAGAACGGCTTTTATAATGCATTTCCAATTCCAAAAGATAAGAAACAGAGAGATTCTCTCTATGCAATTTTCAGTAAAAAATATAATGAAAGGGAACGTTACGCAATTTTGGCGCTTAACAGATTAGATTCCAAAAGCAAATGGAATTCTGATACGTTGGTGGTTCCTGCAAAAATTGATACCACTTTGATGGCTTATTCGCCTTTCCCAATGCAGCTTGATGTATTGAGTGATGTAAAGAAATTTGTTGTTTTTTCTTATCCTATTCAGGCTTACGCGGTTTATTCTAATGGTGCTTTAGTAAAATGGGGTCCTACAAGTATGGGAAAAAAAACAGCGCAGACCACGAGAGGATTAATGTTTGCTAACTGGAAAAAGAAATTGGCGATCTCAACAGTAAAAAGCGAGTGGAAACTACCTTATAATTTTAATATTCACAATACAGGCGGAATCGGTTGGCATCAATATGATCTTCCAGGTTATCCTGCCTCACATTCTTGCCTTAGATTATTAATGAAAGATGCAATGTGGCTTTATAATTATGCCGATACTTGGATCTTAAATCCCGGCGGAGCTACCAAGAAAGCAAATGGAACTCCTGTCATCGTTTTCGGAGATTATCCTTGGGGAAAAAGAAAACCGTGGAGAAATCTTCTCAATGATCCCAATGCCAACAATATTTCTGTTGAAGAAATGACGAATCTGGTAAAACCACATGTTGAGAAAATGATCGCCGAACAGACCAATAGAGAAAAAGTTTCAGATTCTATAAAAGCTGCAAAAGCGATGGAAGCGCAAGCTCCGAATGAAGAACCTGCAGTCTCTAACTAAATTTTCTTTTCAAACTGGAGCGTAGATTCTTCAGCAAACTGTCTTAGCTTTTTCATTTCGTCTTTTGCTTTACTTTGCCCGAATCTTGCTGCTGCATATGTTGCAGCAATACAAAACAGCATCACAAACGAAGCATTTAAAGCCCACGGATATTCGAAACTCTTTATTTGCTTTTCAACATAATACATGGTGAAAAATGTCATCCACATGATTGAAAAAAGAAAATAGAGGAACATGAAAAAAGTCCAGACTGCAGAACTAGGTCCGAAAACTCCGCGGATTACTGTTTGATCGTCTTCAATTTCTGTTCGAAGTGATAATCGTGGTTTCCAGTAATTATCGTATTCTGTTGCAACGCAGATCGTCGCCATTTCTTTGTTGATGTTTCCGGTAAATTCGCCTTTGTGCTCGGCAAGATATTTTTTAAGATTTTCCGCGTAGGTTTCTTTATCAAGATGGGTAAACATCTTAAATCTCGGGCGGTTTCTGATTTTATTTAAGGTCGTTTCCTCTGTCTGCATATTGTTCTTGATAAGGTATTGGGTCTTCTAATGTAAAGCTGAGACGAAGTTCCTGATTTTTTCTTACAATCACCACTTTTATTGTCTTTCCTTCATCAGATTTCATCAGTTCCATAATTTTTTTGAGGGTCATTTCTGAAGTTTTTCTTCCATTTATAGAGATGAGCTGGTCTCCTTTTGCAAAACCTGCTTTATCGCCCGGTGAATCTTTACGTACTCCAGAAATAGAAAACAGAGGTTTTAAAACAAATTTATACTGCAAACTGTTATTAATTAGTTCGACTCCGGTAGTGCCATTATCTTTTCTTTTACTCTCTAAATTGACCAGATCTTTTTCCCACTGCATGCCATCCTGCTGAAAATCTAGACCACTCATATTAAAATGAAAATGATCGTCGTAATTTCCGTTTTTCTTTAAATATAATTTTTGATTAGGATAATCAAAAGCGGCAGTAAACCGTCTCATGATTTCTCCGCCCAAAGAACCTTTTCTGTCACCCACCAAATTTACATGCTGAATCGAAAATTCGTCGGGCATCGCTGTCAATGGTTTTACAAATTTAAAATCACCCAGATAAAAATTGTGAATCCTACTTCTTTTACCATAAATATCTCCGTTGAAACCTCGCCCGAGAAAATCATCAATATTGGGACGGTTGTAGACAAAATTTTTAATCAAAGTAGGGAAGAGCCATATTGCATCACTGTTTCCTAGATCGATGAGAAGTTTCGAACTTTTTTTATCATTTGTCATTTCTACATCAGCAAAAACGTACGGCTTGTTTCTTTCTATAGAAATAGGAAGTTCATTAAATCTTTTGATTTTTTTCTTAAAAACCTCATTGTTCTGATAAATCGTGATCTTTTTAGAAGCGTAATCAATGATCAAAGGGTGATTTTTAAAAAAATGATATCCTATAATCCCATTCACAGGAATTCCAACATGAGATGAAATGTTAAAATCCTGATCTAAAATTATAAACAGCGTAAATGATTCATTCACAAAATTTTCCCCGATTTTCCCGATATTGTGATCAGACTTGAAACCTTCAATACTTTCATTTCCTCCCAACCCCGAAAAACGCATTTTTTCTAAAGGGGCAAGTATCATTTCTTTATTTTCCAGGCTAAAAATTGTAGTTTCTGAAACACCGGTATCTAGCATAAAAGTAAGATCAGCTCCGTTTACAGTAATTGGAATAAAAATTAAATTATTGATCAGCTTAAAGGGAATAACCGTTTTTTTTGCATCTTTTAATTCAAAACTATTCTGAGCATAAGTAATAATGCTGAAAAAAATAGTAATTAAAAGTAGAACGGATTTCATTTAATGAAAGTAGTGAAATATTTAATACATAAATAAAAAACATTCTTAAATGATAAGAATGTTTTAATATTATTGATGGAAATTTCGTTATTTAGAAAAGAATTCCATTAGATCGATGTAGTTTTTCTGGTTGACGCCGTGACCGCTCATATATTCTCTGAAAGTGAAATAACAGCTTAAATCATACAAAAGATCGGCAGCTTTTCTTCCCCAGTCCATAGGGATAACTGCATCGTCAGTTCCGTGAGAAACAAAAAAGCGCAATCTTTCGAGTCTTTTTTTGTCTTTTACAATATCCGTCAATAGTTTTTCTTCAGGGTAACTGCTTAAACAGGCAACGTAATTAAAAAGGTCAGGATTTTTTAAAGCTAAACTGTAACATAAAATTCCACCCTGGCTGAATCCGCAAAGATGCGTTTTGTTATCAGTAAGTCCGTATTTGTTGCTGATCGCCATGATATTCTGCAAAAGACTGTCTAGTACATCGTTTGCCTGATCGATATCAATAAAATGTTCAGGATTATTAAAATCTATGTCAAACCACGAATAACCTTCAAACTGAGTTGTTCTGGGAGCTCGGAAACTTACAAGAATCCAATCAGCAGGAAGACTCTCTCTGAAACTGAATAAGTCTTGCTCATTGCTTCCATAGCCATGAAGCATAAAAAGTATAGGTGTCTTAGAATCGATATTTTCCGGTTCTCTTACAATGTAATCTAAATTCATAAAAGGAATCTATTTTTATTTATTTGTACCGCCTTATTTTAAGCAATTTATTTTCTTCATTCAGCGATTTTCAAAGAGCAAAGATAATTAATAAAGATTTATTTTAATTTTAAATAATCTGCTCTGAACATTTAAATTCTAGTAGGTAGCATCTTCATAACCATTTATTGATTTGATATTGATTGCAAATCTTTGTTGGAAATTTTTCATAAAAGTTATTTTTATATTGATAAAAATCCTATATTTGAAACATTAAAAATCTATTCGGAGAAATGAAGCAAATTTACAAATCAAAAAAAATACATAGACTTTCATTTTTAGTAGTCGCATTATTTTCGGTAATATCTGTAATGAATTCTTGTAAAGAGGACGACGAAGACGAGTTTCAGGAACGCCTTGTACAGTTTGAGGTAAAGGCAACCAAAGGTACAGGACCTGGAGATCCGGTTTTGAAAACTATTGTTACACAAGTTGGAGTAAGCCAGAATACGACGTTTAATCCACCTGGGATCTCTTGGAAGAGTGATGAGTTCTTTGTAAACTCGAGCCAGTCTCAGCTAAATCTAGATGCAAATGCTGTTTTACCAAATGCAGATTCCAAATTGATTGTTACGCTTTATGTAGATGGTGTCGTAGCAAAATCTGATACTGCTACAGGATCAGGAACACAGGATGCATCGATTGATCACAGCTTCTTAGAATTATAGGAAACATGATTTAATAAATATAAAAAAACCGCCGATTGGCGGTTTTTTGTTGTTATATAAAGATCATTATACTGCTTTTACAATAAAATAATTCTTTTTTCCTTTTTGCAGAAGCAGAAATTTGCCGTCAATAAGATCAGTTTCATTTGCAGTATACACTTCATTTACTTTTTCTTTATTTACAGAGATAGCATTTCCTTTCAGTTCTCTTGTAGCTTCACTTTTAGATTTTAAAAACCCGGATTTTTCAGAAAGTAAATCAGTAATATTAATACCTATAACATCAGCTTTAAGAAGTTCTTTTTGCGGAACACCGTCGAAGATTTCTAAGAAGATTTCCTCATCAAGACTTACCAAATCTTCAGCAGTAGATTTGCCAAAAAGAATTTCGGATGCTTTTACTGATCTTTCATATTCTTCTCTTCCATAAACCCAAACTGTGACTTCCTCTGCTAATTTTTTCTGAAGTTTTCTTTCGTGAGGAGAAGTTTGATGTTCTTCAATTAAAGATTCAATTTCTTCTTTTCCTAAAAATGTATAGAATTTAATAAATCTTTCTGCATCAGAATCGGTTGCATTCAGCCAGAACTGGTAGAATTTGTAAGGTGAAGTTTTCTTTTTGTCTAGCCAATAATTTTCTCCGCTTTCAGATTTTCCGAATTTTGATCCGTCAGCTTTCGTAATTAAAGGAACCGTTAATGCAAATGCAGTTCCCTGCGCTTTTCTGCGAATCAATTCTGTTCCGGTTGTGATATTTCCCCACTGATCAGAACCTCCCATCTGAAGTTTTACGCCGTTATTTTGATATAAATGAAGGAAATCATATCCCTGAATTAATTGGTAAGTAAATTCTGTAAAACTCATTCCGTCAACACCCGCTTCTCCGGTAAGTCTTTTCTTTACCGAATCTTTCGCCATCATGTAATTCACTGTGATATTTTTCCCAACATTTTTAGCAAAATCAAGGAAAGAAATCTGTTTCATCCAGTCATAATTGTTCACCAATTCTGCCTTATTGCTTTCTTCACCGTCAAAATTTAAAAATCTTGAAAGCTGGTTTTTCAGGCATTCCACGTAATGCAAAAGCGTTTCTTCATCAAGAAGATTTCTTTCTGCAGATTTCCCTGAAGGATCGCCGATCATTCCTGTCGCACCACCAACCAAAGCAATCGGCTTGTGACCGTGTTGCTGAAAGTGAGCCAGAATTTTGATCTGAATAAGACTTCCGATATGTAAAGAATCTGCGGTAGGATCGAACCCGATATAGGCAGTGGTCATCTCCTTATTCAGTTGTTCGTCAGTTCCGGGCATCATGTCAGAAAAAAGACCTCGCCATTTCAGTTCTTCAATAAAAGAGTTCATATTTTTTGTTTAAAATTTAATAAGCAAAGATAAGTAAAATATGGATTGTGAAATATACGGACTGATCTGCCATAACGCTTAATTATTTAAAACGACAAATCTGTAAATATTTTGATTATTTAATCTTTTAATTTTAATAAATTTGTTAGTAATGAAAGACGAACAATTATTTTCTCTCATCCAGCAGGCCAAGGAAAAAAATCAGAAAGCTCAGACAAAACTAATCAATGTTTTTTGGGTAGATGTTTTTTCGTTTGTGATGAAAAAAGTACGTGATGAAAATGATGCCGACGAAATTACCGTCAATGTTTTTTCTAAAGTTTTATCGAAACTTGATATGTACGATCCTCATTTTCAGTTTAAAACATGGGTGTTGACAATTGCTCAAAATACGATTATCGATTTTTGGAGAAAGCGGGCAAGAGAAGCTCAGGATCCTACGGAAAATTTGGATAAAGTGAAAAATCAATATGCCAAATCACCTGAAGAATTAATGATATCAGATGAAGAGCAGAAAAAAATTATTCAAACAATTGAGTCTTTAGATGCTAATTATCAAGATATTATCAGACTTAGATTTTTTGAAGAAAAAAGCATTAAAGAAATCGCCGAAGAATTGAAAATTTCTGTTGCCAATACAAAAGTACGTGTCATGCGTGCTAAAAAAGTTTTAGCAGAATTATTAAAAAATAATGAGTTTGAGGATAATTAAACTGAAATTATCATGGCTTTATCTAAAAAAGCTTGTCATTCAGGAGGAATCTATATTCTACTTGATAATACTGTGCTGAGATTCCTCCTGAATCACAAAAGCAATGTGAATTTTTAATTATAAATATACTTTTTCTTTAGTCTTAGGAAGTAAGATTTCTCTTTGCTTTTCCTGATGTCTGTTTTGAAGATTTATTTTTAAACCTTTCTTGATAAAGATTTCGTTTTTAGATTTTCCATATTCTTTGGTATTTGTAACTTCTTTGTCAAAAACTAATTTTCCTGTTGAAAGATTAAAATCAACTGTCGTCCAATATTCGTCAGGTTTGCCATTTTCTGATGAAATCCCGATTAATTCAAAATGCCCGTTTTGAAATCTGTATTTATCTGTACCTCCCCATTTCCAGCTGCTTCCTCCGTAATGAGTTATATTTAAAATACCATTCTCAATGGTCGTGTTTTGATAAGGATCGCCCATCATTCCGCCGTCTTTACTTCCGTAGATTGCTTTTCTGGATTTTTCCAAAATAGTCCATATATTATTAATCTTTTTCAAAATCTGAATTTCACGAATGTCTCCCGAATCGTCATTTGTCGGAATATTATAAACGATAACCTTCTCAGGAATTTTATCACCATCAAGATCACCGTTAACAGTTTCATTTATCGTAGCGTTTTTTGGCTGAAATTCTTTTTGAGCAAAACTTAATGTGCTGAAAATTATCGACAGAAAGCAAAATATAGTTTTCATAAATTAAAAATGAGATTTAAAATTACTAAATTAACCTGAGTTCGGTTTAATCAAGATTTAAAAATAATTGACCGTCATTTACTTTTTTCAAATTAAGTGACGGTTTTTTTGGAAAGAAACAGTATGCTGTAAGCCCTCCCAGAATATTCATTATAAAATTGTTCACACTGCGATGTCTCGTGTGTTCAACCTGACAGTGATTCTTCAATTCATCATTTATGGTTTCGATGATGGCTCTTTTTCTGAGCAAAATCTTGTCTTCCATAGTCATAATATGATTTTTCATATTCTTTCTAAGTTTGGTAAAGAGTTGAATTCC
It contains:
- a CDS encoding cytochrome C551, with amino-acid sequence MKKLLVLTLGIGFIAASCGTKEKQMSSSNTDSTMVDTTMQVAPPVADTMTTTMPMDSAKVDSMAAPASR
- the pruA gene encoding L-glutamate gamma-semialdehyde dehydrogenase, with translation MSKAISQVPFAVNEPVNSYAPGSPEVKSLIAQYKKMWAEKIEIPMVINGKEVKTDDKVQLQSPQDHAHDFGFYHRGTMQHVEDAINSALAAKKKWNELGWEHRAAIFLKAADLLAGPYRDVINAATMIGQSKNVHQAEIDAACEFIDFLRFNVEFMTEMYSEQPVSDAGIWNRVEYRPLEGFVFAVTPFNFTAISGNLPACMAMLGNVVVWKPSDKQIYSAKVIMDVLMEAGLPAGVINMIFTDGKETAEKVLAHRDFAGLHFTGSTKVFQGMWKMIGDNIHNYRTYPRIVGETGGKDFVIAHPSANVEAVATGLVRGSFEYQGQKCSAASRAYIPRSLWADVKKVMETQIASIKIGSPEDPSNFVNAVIDKNSFEKCKGYIERAELSSNANVIIGGKCDDSKGWFVSPTVIETTDPQYESMVEEIFGPILSVYVYEDQDWSETLKIVDSSSPYSLTGSVFSQDRYATDEAFKALENASGNFYINDKPTGAVVGQQPFGGGRASGTNDKAGSKMNLLRWTSVRSIKETFVSPKDYKYPYLG
- a CDS encoding L,D-transpeptidase; this translates as MKKLFLKQSIFYTLFFALLLTSCKKENDKINDQQQSTSENVQIEDDSDSTATKAEVKESVPPAIQENGFYNAFPIPKDKKQRDSLYAIFSKKYNERERYAILALNRLDSKSKWNSDTLVVPAKIDTTLMAYSPFPMQLDVLSDVKKFVVFSYPIQAYAVYSNGALVKWGPTSMGKKTAQTTRGLMFANWKKKLAISTVKSEWKLPYNFNIHNTGGIGWHQYDLPGYPASHSCLRLLMKDAMWLYNYADTWILNPGGATKKANGTPVIVFGDYPWGKRKPWRNLLNDPNANNISVEEMTNLVKPHVEKMIAEQTNREKVSDSIKAAKAMEAQAPNEEPAVSN
- a CDS encoding PDZ domain-containing protein, which codes for MKSVLLLITIFFSIITYAQNSFELKDAKKTVIPFKLINNLIFIPITVNGADLTFMLDTGVSETTIFSLENKEMILAPLEKMRFSGLGGNESIEGFKSDHNIGKIGENFVNESFTLFIILDQDFNISSHVGIPVNGIIGYHFFKNHPLIIDYASKKITIYQNNEVFKKKIKRFNELPISIERNKPYVFADVEMTNDKKSSKLLIDLGNSDAIWLFPTLIKNFVYNRPNIDDFLGRGFNGDIYGKRSRIHNFYLGDFKFVKPLTAMPDEFSIQHVNLVGDRKGSLGGEIMRRFTAAFDYPNQKLYLKKNGNYDDHFHFNMSGLDFQQDGMQWEKDLVNLESKRKDNGTTGVELINNSLQYKFVLKPLFSISGVRKDSPGDKAGFAKGDQLISINGRKTSEMTLKKIMELMKSDEGKTIKVVIVRKNQELRLSFTLEDPIPYQEQYADRGNDLK
- a CDS encoding alpha/beta hydrolase, whose product is MNLDYIVREPENIDSKTPILFMLHGYGSNEQDLFSFRESLPADWILVSFRAPRTTQFEGYSWFDIDFNNPEHFIDIDQANDVLDSLLQNIMAISNKYGLTDNKTHLCGFSQGGILCYSLALKNPDLFNYVACLSSYPEEKLLTDIVKDKKRLERLRFFVSHGTDDAVIPMDWGRKAADLLYDLSCYFTFREYMSGHGVNQKNYIDLMEFFSK
- the tyrS gene encoding tyrosine--tRNA ligase produces the protein MNSFIEELKWRGLFSDMMPGTDEQLNKEMTTAYIGFDPTADSLHIGSLIQIKILAHFQQHGHKPIALVGGATGMIGDPSGKSAERNLLDEETLLHYVECLKNQLSRFLNFDGEESNKAELVNNYDWMKQISFLDFAKNVGKNITVNYMMAKDSVKKRLTGEAGVDGMSFTEFTYQLIQGYDFLHLYQNNGVKLQMGGSDQWGNITTGTELIRRKAQGTAFALTVPLITKADGSKFGKSESGENYWLDKKKTSPYKFYQFWLNATDSDAERFIKFYTFLGKEEIESLIEEHQTSPHERKLQKKLAEEVTVWVYGREEYERSVKASEILFGKSTAEDLVSLDEEIFLEIFDGVPQKELLKADVIGINITDLLSEKSGFLKSKSEATRELKGNAISVNKEKVNEVYTANETDLIDGKFLLLQKGKKNYFIVKAV
- a CDS encoding RNA polymerase sigma factor translates to MKDEQLFSLIQQAKEKNQKAQTKLINVFWVDVFSFVMKKVRDENDADEITVNVFSKVLSKLDMYDPHFQFKTWVLTIAQNTIIDFWRKRAREAQDPTENLDKVKNQYAKSPEELMISDEEQKKIIQTIESLDANYQDIIRLRFFEEKSIKEIAEELKISVANTKVRVMRAKKVLAELLKNNEFEDN